In Planococcus sp. MB-3u-03, the DNA window CGAACTTTGTGTCATGATTTTCAATGTCACTTTTCTTCCAACGGAAATGAAATATCAGAAAGTCCATAATCCTCTGACCAGGTATTGTTGCCATCACCGCTGCATCCAGAAATTACTGTTCCGATGATCAGCAGCAATGAAGTTGCTTTTAAACTCTTTTCATCATAATTTCCCACTTTCCTTATTTTAATGAGCCTACCATTACGCCTTTTCAAAATACTTTTGGAAAAAGGATACATAATTAGTAAAGGCAAACTTGAAACTACAATAGAAGAATACTTTATCATTTCTGCAATTTTTGAATCTCAGCCCTCGCAAGCTGATCTGCAATCATGCCAGGCTGCACTTCATTCTGGATAAGAATTTCACGCAATACCAGCTGTAATGGATAAAGCGATTGATCTTCGAGATAAATCATTGCGTTGAAATAAGAATTCCACTGGCCTATAAAAGCATATAAAGCTAATACAAAATAATCGGTTTGGAAAGTGGCAAGATAATCTGTAAAATATTTTGAGATCTGAAGCACCATCAATTCTTGCCGCTTCTTTCAGTTCATTTGGCAATCCTTTAAAATATGTTCTGGAAAGGATAATATTACATACACGGACAGCCCCTGGCAAAAGTATTGCCAAAGGCGTATTGATAATACCAAAATCGTTAATCAGCAAATACGTAGGGATCATCCCGCCATTAAAGAACATTGTGACAATAAAGAAAAGCATAAATAACTTTTTCCCTGCCAAGTTGTCTACGGATAAAGCGTACCCAGCAAGAACGGAAAACAAAACAGATACAATAGAAAAGCCTCCTGCATAAAGAATCGAGTTAAGAAAGCCTCTAACAATGGAGCCATCTTCAAATATCCTTATATAACCATCAAGCGTCCAGTCATCCGGACTAAATGATATGCCTTTCGTCAGCAATACATTCGGAGACAGAAATGAGCCAAGTAACACATACAAAAGTGGCGCAGTAATAATGAGCACAATTAAAATTAAAATGATTTTATTAACTAAGAGGAGCATCCTATCTGTTTTCGAATTATTTACAAGATCAATTTTCGATTTCATTGAATTGCGCTCCCTTCTAGTAAAGTGTTTCACCATTTATTTTTTTGATAACAGTATTAGCAACTACTAGTAGAAGCAAACTAATAACAGAATTGAATAATCCTACAGCAGCTCCAAATGACCAATCCCCAGCTTGTAAGCCTCTTTTATATACATAGGTATCAATAATCTCTGAAGCAGGCAGGTTCATGTCTGTTTGAAGTAAATACGCTTTTTCAAAACCAACGCCCATAATTCCGCCAATTGCTAAAATAAACAAAACCGCCATCGTTGGTTTTAAAACTTGAAGGTCAATATGAATGATTCTTTGTAGAAGGGAAGCACCGTCAATTGTTGCTGCATCATGAAGCTGTGGATCAACATTCGACAATGCCGCAACATAGATAATTGATGAAAAACCTGCAACCTGCCAGACACTGGATGCAATGAATACGCTTCTGAAATAAGAAGGATCTGTCATAAAGGCAACGGGCTCATCCATAAATAAAGTCAAAAATTCATTAATCGGGCCTGCTGGCGATAAAAAGATAAATAACATTCCCGATATGACTACTGTTGAAAGAAAGTACGGTGCATAGATGATTAATTGAATATTTTTTTTAACTTTGGCTCTTCTCAACTGATTTAACATCAGTGCCAAAATGACAGGGATAGGAAATCCGATAAGAAGTTCAAAAGCGCTTAGCTTTATCGTATTCATGAATATTTGCTGAAAGTTGGGAGATTGTAAAAAATTAATGAAATGGTCGAAACCAATCCATTCACTTCCCATAATCCCTTCGATCGGGCTGAAATCTTTAAAGGCGATTGTCACCCCATACATTGGTATGTAATTGAATATAAATACTAGGACAACAGCAGGTACTAAAAACAAATACAGGATGAAATTATTTTTGATATAGTTTTTACGGCTTTCTTTACTTTTGGTTGCCTGGCTTGTTTTCTCAGCTACTACTTTCGCCATAAAATTTCTCCCTTCCTTAGGCTTCATCAGTAAAATGCAGTATATTATTTTATTAACACCTATTAAGATAGCGCTTTCACAAAGTTTTATCATACAGAACATCTAGCTATCAACAAACATGTTAACCGGTTGACATGTTGTCTTGTAAGTTTGATTATAGTTACATCCGTTTTTCTGTCAACCGGTTAACATAAAAACCAAAAATTTTAAATATTGACTCCCTTTGTTTTTATGTTGTTTCGCTTTCAATTAACTTTATTGGCAACTTCCACTCAATTTCCGATTCCGGTTCACCATTGATTTGTTTCAATAATAATTGAACGGCTAACTCTGCAATTTCCTTTACGGGCTGCTGAATCGTACTTAGTTCCGGCAAGAGCATTCTGGTTGTTTCTGAACCATCATAGCCAATCACTTTCAACTCACCGGGTATCTTTATATTCCTTCTCTTAGCTTCTCTTATCACACTTGCTGCGATAAGGTCATCACTCGCAAAAATACCATCCATATTTGGATTCTCATCAAAAATAGTTTCGATAATATTTTCACCCATTATATAATTAAGCGGATCATATTGATTTTCTCTCATAACATCTTCATACGCATCTCTTCTGAAATTTGCAGGGGTTTCCAAAGAAGGAGAACCGTTAATATGAATGATCTTTTTACACCCTTTATCGATCAACAATTGAGTAGCCTTTTTCCCACCATCATAATTATCACTGGATACAACAGGGGTATTTTCGGATAAATACCGGTCAATGCCTACCAACGGAAGATGTCGGTTGTTATATTCTAGAATCCCTCTATTATGAGATCCTGCTATGATTCCATCTACTTGGTGTCTTTGCAGCATTTCTAGATAACTCTTCTCTTTATCTTCACGGCCTTCACTATTGCATAATAATACTTTATAGCCCAGAGATTCACAGATATTCTCTAAATGGAAAATCAATTGTCCATAAAAGGGATTGTTTGTAGTTGGGAAAATAAGGCCAATGATAAACGTCTTATTGATAAAGAGGGACCTAGCTATTTCATTTGGATGATAATTTAACAGTTCTACAGCTTCATATACTTTCTTTCTTGTCTTTTCACTTATGTAACCGCGATTATTCAGCACTCTTGAGACAGTTGTCTTCGAAACACCAGCTTCGTTAGCAACATCATCTAATTTTACTTTTTGATTTACATTTCCGTTTGTATTTTTCACTATTCATCACCTTTACTGTCTCTTTGCTAATTCAACTTTTGTTTACCTAATTGAAAGATATTTAGATAGGTCCATTCTGTTGCTATACTACTTGGAAAATAAAAAGTACTTGGTGATCCAACTGATAAAGCAAAAATGAGTTTTATTCATTATCTATGTGAAACATTCATCTTTTCAGACTTATACCTCTTGATTAGCACTCCTTAAATAGGCTTCCCCTTCTAATTCAAAGCTCCTAAAAATAACAATAGCTTGAATTATTTATATGATAACATGTAATGATAGGCATAAAAACATTCCTTTAAACATGATATCCAAAGGGATATAGCGGTGCAACTTTTAAAATCAGCAAAGTTTTTTAAAAAAATTATAACTCACTTTCGGCGTAAACATCGTGATGCTGTAACCGTCAAGTAGAAATCAACTGTTTTCATCAATTAAGACTCTACACCTTGATTGGTGAATAAGGTTTTTCGATATCTCTCCCATATACTGTCTTGCGTCTCGTCAAAGGTGAGAATTTCGCTTTTGTGAAGAAGACGATCTGAAATGTCCGTAGCTAAGGTCGAATCCCCTGAGAATTCAGCCCATTTACTTGGGCCTTTACTCGAAGTCATAATGAATACCGCTTTTTCGTATATTTCCTAAATGATTTGCAGGCGTTGATTTTCCAGGGCCCTCAAAAGTTTTTTTGATATTATGATGGACTTTGTAAATGCCGATCCGTTTAAGCTACTTCATACAGACATTCTGCCAATCGATCAAATTGGTAAACTTGCGGTTTTTAACAAAATTGTATTTTACATAAGATATAATTGAATATACAATGTCCTTAGCAAGAAAATATGATTGCTATATTGTTTTAAATGCAGCTCCCACGACTGAAATTACACAAAAAGCGGACAAAATTCTTATCCTTTTTCAGGAGAAGTATCTAGTAGTAGAGCGAAATAGTATTTTCATAATTTGCGGTATTACCTCCTTATGGTATTAAAACAATGAACCTCAGAATGTTTCGTATTCTGAGGTTCATTATTTTTTAACTTGGGATAATATACGGATTTTCATCAAAATATGAACCGATCTTTACTTAATAGCTATTTTAATAAAAGAATCAGACTGCCATCACGAAATTCGTATTGAAAAGAGGAATTCGATGATCAGCCAATTGAGTAAAATCTATCCTTCTCTCCAAGTCTATACACAAGGCGCCTCTGCCGCCGATCCGGAATATAAATGGTTTTCTGGTGCAGAGGGTGTAGTAGTCGGTATCCATGAAACAGAGCTGGCCCAAAAAGATTTATCGTTGTTATCGGCATTTCTTACTCCATACAATCCACAATTCCCGATTCGCACCGATGAAAAAGAAATGGCTCGATGTAGTAAGTTCAGCCACACCCGAAGAAGTGATCAAATTCCCATTGGATTCTTTATATCGCTTCGTCCATTTTCGATCCAAAAAAACAGATCAGTCCGGCAGTATTCAAGCAAGCAGTGAATGATTTTCCGCACAGCAAGTTTCCATCCTGTGGGAAAATGATCACGAAGGCATCCTTGTCGAACACATGATCAAAGAGGATGGGCCTATCTCCTATGCGGAAATCATCGATATTTTGATGAGTGACCTTTACGTCAAAATCCATTTTTGTCGGCCCTTTCCGAGATACCTTGAACGATGCGCCAGCTCATTACCGAGCGGTGATTGATGTTGCGAAGACCATGGCACTTTATTCCACTAAAGCTGTGACGGGCTATGTAGATGCCGTTCCTTATTTACTGATTGGCCAATCTGATCGTGCCGTGCTCAATGATATCAAACAGATCATCCTACAGTCCTATCAGGGCGATGAAGAAACCATCAAAATGCTCCAAACTTTGTCCGCAATAACTTAAATATTTCAGAAACGGCAAAAGCGCTGCATATGCACCGCAACAGCTTGCAATACCGGCTCGATCGCTTTCATGAAAACACCGGCATCGACGTCCGCAAGTTTGAACACGCCATGGCAGTCTATTTGGCGATATTGATCAAAAGTAAATGTGCACAAAAACGCTTTCATTTTAGGCAGTTTTGACATTCTCTTAGCATTGGTTATCAGTTATGCTTTTACCAACAACATTACAATATTGGGGAAAGCAAATGACTGGCTTATCATTAGTGAATATCAAAAAAAAATACGAAAAAGACGTGGTGTCTGTAAAAGACTTTAACCTTGAAATCCGCGATAAGGAATTTTTGGTATTGGTCGGCCCTTCAGGCTGCGGAAAATCAACAACACTCCGCATGATCGCTGGACTGGAAGATATTACAGAAGGCGATTTGTATATCGGTGACAGAAGAGTCAACGACGTTTCACCAAAAGACCGCGACATTGCAATGGTGTTCCAAAACTACGCGTTGTATCCGCACATGACTGTTTATGAAAACATGGCGTTCAGTTTGAAATTGCGCAAAATGAAAAAAGATGAAATTAAAACACGTGTGGAAAATGCATCGAAAATCCTTGGATTGGATGACTACTTGAACCGCAAACCGAAAGCGCTATCTGGTGGTCAGCGCCAACGTGTTGCTCTAGGCCGTGCCATCGTGCGGGACGCAAAAGTCTTCCTGATGGATGAGCCTTTATCCAACCTGGATGCAAAACTGCGTGTGCAAATGCGTGCAGAAATCCAGAAATTGCACCGCCGCCTTCAGACAACAACTGTCTATGTAACACATGACCAGACAGAAGCTATGACGATGGCGACACGCTTGGTTGTTATGAAAGACGGATTTATCCAGCAAGTGGGTACACCTAAAGAAGTGTACGACTTGCCGGAAAACATGTTCGTTGGCGGATTTATCGGATCGCCGTCCATGAACTTTCTGATCGGCAAATTAGTCGGTGAGCACTTTGTGATAGGTGACAGCAATATTCGAATTCCTGAAGGCAAGCTGAAGATGCTGAAAGAACAAGGCTACGAAACGAGAGACCTCGTCCTCGGCATCCGTCCTGAAGATATCCACGATGAGCCGCTGTTCCTGGAGCATTCACCGCATACTAAAATCAAAGCGTACATCGACGTTGCAGAATTGATGGGTGCGGAAATCATCCTTTATTCTCAAGTCGACAATCAGGATTTCGTAGCACGCGTCGACTCACGCTTCAATGTTAAAGCAGACACGACAATCGAAATCGCGTTCGATATGAACAAAGCACATTTCTTTGATAGCGAGTCTGAGCTGCGCATCCGCTAAGTTAATGATACTGGTACCTCTATAGCAAAAAGCTCTACAAAGGGCTGTCCCAAAAAGTCGTTTTCATGACTTTTTTAAGACAACCCTTCTAATTGTTATCTAAGTATCTCCAATTCCAATAAGTGAATTGAACCGAAAAAGTTAGACGAAAATTTAAGCAGCTTGCTCGACATGAGTTTGGTATTCAACCGGACTCATGTTTTTTGATTTAGCCTTCTTTTCCATGATTCTGATACAGGTCAATCTATTGTTTTCAGACCACTTGGAGAGAGGCAGAAACGTCTGCCCATTCCTTTTTTCGAATCATGGCCCTCCACATATTCCCGAACTACCCTCAACTTGTCCTCAACTGAAAATTTCGCCATAGAAAAACTGCACCTCTATTGTTAGTTGTGTCTAACAATAGAGGTGCAGTTCAATGCCGGAAGCTTTTCGTGCTTATAGAATATCGAGCCAGATTTTGATGGCTGTGCCTAGAATCAATAGCGACAAGATCCATTGCAATACTTTGGTGTTGGCTTTTTGCCCGATTTTCGCGCCGATCGGGGCGGCGATGATACTCGCTACGATCATGACGGCAGCCGGCCCATACAGAATCTGGTCGGTAACGATTTTGCCGAACGTTGAACCGATGGACGAGATGAATGTGATTGCCAATGAAGTCGCAATGGTCATGCGAGTTGGAATACGCAAAACGACCAGCATAATCGGCACCAGGATGAAGGCGCCTGCTGCACCGACGATTCCTGCCGCGATTCCGACGATGAACGCCAGACTCGCAGCAATCCATTTATTGAAAGTCACTTGATCCGCCGGTATGTCATCCAAACCTTTTTTCGGGATGAACATCATGACGACTGCGATGGTTGCCAGGATGGCATAGACGATGTTGATCGCAGACTCAGACAAGAGAGTCGAGCCGTATCCGCCGATAAAGCTCCCGACTAGAATAGCGCCGCCCATATAGGCGATGAGGGACTTATTCAAATAGCCACTGCCCCGGTATGCCCATACCCCCGCGATTGTCGCGAAGAATACTTGAATGGCACTGATGCCTGATACTTCATGTGCTGAAAATGCCGTGTATCCCAGCATGACCGGGATATATAACAGCATCGGATACTTGATGATGGAACCGCCGATTCCAACCATCCCCGAAATAAAGGAACCGACAAAACCGATCAAGAAAATAACAATCATAAAATCAATACTCATGGAAACTCACCTTCCCAAAAAGCATTTCTGCTTTTCTTTGCAATCTAGATGGCTGATGCTCAGCCCTTTTTGATCCAGAACTTCAGCACGTCGCCATCGACTTGCTGTTCCAAGAGTTCGTGGCCGCCTGATTTTGCCCAAGCAGTCAAATCTGCTGAAGCGCCTTTATCTGTTGCCTGGATTTCCAAGACTTGCCCGGAATCCATGTCTTTCATTTCTTTTCTTGTTTTTACGATCGGCATTGGGCAAGCCAAGCCTTTTGCGTCTAGTACTTTATCTGCGTTCATCAAAATCTCTCCTTTAGAATGTTTTATTATAGTTACTTGCTATATAAGTCTAAATGCAATTTCACTACAGTCGATATTCCACAAAACAGCTAGCTTTCCTAGGGGCTCGCGCTGAACTAATTCGGGCTAGGCGCCCGAATGGATTTCAGCACTTCGTCGAAACGGAGTTGGAAAGCCAGCTCCGTTTCTGCTCCCCAAGGAGTCTGCACTGTTTTGTTACATATCTATTTGACTATCTCAGATGAAAGCGACCGCCTGGATTGATTTCATCGCTCTTTTTGACTCTTTATCCAATTCGTAATCGGTAAAACTTAACGTACGGCGCAGCGGTTCGGACCGATTTCCATTTCACGTTGCATTTCGTTTTCTGGTGTAATCTTGCCCATATTGGTTTTGCGGATATCTTCGTAAGCATTCGGCTGCGGTGGCAAGTTTTTCGTTACCATATCGCGGAATTCCTGCTCATCTTCGATATTCAAGCCGTGGTTTTCGTTGAACAAGTCGCCCAATTTTTTGGCGACGCTACCGTCTTCGTTCAACTCATCCATGATCATGAAGTGAGCCGGCAGAACAGACAATTCGTTTGCAAGCGCCTGGTAGCGGCTGTATAGGGATTCGCGCAAATCACCGACCCAGTCTTCCGCTAGTCCTGCAAGGTCCGGGCGTCCGATAGAATCGATGAACAGGATATCGCCTGTCATCAAGTATTGATTGTCTACGATAAATGAAGTCGAACCGATGGTGTGTCCTGGCGAATAGAGCGCTTCGACTTTCGAGCTGCCAACTACTGCTTCGAAGCCACCTTCAAGTGGTGTATATTCGAATACCACTTCTTCAGCATCAGCCGGCGGCAAGTAATACGTAGCGCCTGTCGCTTGTGCAATTTGGCGGCCACCTGAGATATGGTCTGCATGAAGATGTGAATCGAATACGTGCTTGATTTGTGCGCCTTTTTCCTGCGCGAAGTTCAAGAAGACATCCGTCATGCGAGTCGCGTCAATGACTGCCGCTTCCACGCCGGAAATCGCCATGTAAGACAAGCAGCCTTTGCCGATGCGGACGAATTGGTAAAGCTCTCCGCCATCGTTCAAATCGCCGACTTTCACCGGCTCCAAGTGCTCGCTCCATGCTTTCATGCCGCCTGACAGGTAAGCCGTTTCCACGCCTTCATCTGCAAGCATATCTGCGACCATGATGGAAGATCCTTCTTTGGCACAGACAACCAAAATATCGCGGTCTTTCGGCAATTGATCGATGACTTCTTCAACGCCGTCTAATAAATCAAAATATGGGATGTTCAAGTACTGGATGTTGCCGCCTTCGATTTTCCAATCGGCGAATGCGTCGCCGTTGCGGACATCAAGGATGAACAATGGTTCGTTATCAATTACTTTGCGGGCTACTTGCGCCGCGGTCATTGCTTTTACTGACATTTATCAATTACCTCCCGGGGTATTTTTTATTTCAAAAAAAATTAATGCCTATATTTCTCAAGCTTGCATAGAACATTCCGGCTTGGTGCCAGGACTGGCCCGATTACTCGGTTTTGCCAGTCCAATCACGCATGCCAGGCACTACGTTATACAAAGTCTTGAAACCTTTTTTCGCCATCATGTCGCCAGCGATCCCGCTTCTGCGGCCTGAATGGCAGATGATGTAGATTTCTTCGTTCTGGTCCAATTCGTTCATGCGGTTCTCCACTTCGCCGAGCGGAATGTGTTTGACGCCAGGGATATGCGCTTCATCGTATTCTTCTTGCTCGCGGACATCCAGAATGTTCAACGAATCCCCGTTTTCAACGCGTGTATGGAAATCAGCAAGTGACACTTCAGGGATTTCAATCGTCTCTTCCACTTCACTTACGCCGTCTTTACGCAAATAATGAATCAAAACGTCCCCTTCTGTTTCCGTGCCGATGTATTCATGGCCTGAGCTTTTCGCCCATGCTTGTAAATCGGCTGTTGACCCTTTATCGGTAGCCTGGATTTCCAGCACATCGCCGGAAGCCAGGTCTTTCATCGCTTTTTTCGTCTTAACGATCGGCATTGGGCATGCAAGCCCTTTAGCGTCCAATACTTTATCTGTTTGAACCATTAATCATTTTCCTCCTTTTATAAATCAGTGCCTGCGGCTGAAGATTACTCGGTGTCGCCTTCCCAGTCCAACATCCCGCCGTCCATATTGATGACGTTATAGCCGCGGTCTTCAAGAAAGCGGGTCGCCTGTCCACTGCGGTTGCCCGAACGGCAGACCATGATATGCTCTTTTGATTTATCGATATCCTGCAAACGGAATTCCAACAAGCCTAATGGAATGTGCTCAGCTCCAGGAATTTTTCCTGCAGCGACTTCTTCTGTTTCGCGCACATCGATCAGCGATGCCTCGGGGTTATTTTTGATGTATTCCTGAACTTCTTGTGTAGTCATGCTTTTCATGTTAAATTCCTCCTCAAATTATCCGCGGTAACTGCTCATTCCGCCTCTGATATTTACTATATTGGTAAACCCGTTTTTCTTCAATAATTGGCTCGCTCTGCTGCTGCGCATGCCGCTTTGGCAGATGACCAGTGTTTCTTTATCTTTCGACAGCTCATTCACACGCTTCGGCAAATCATTCAATGGAATGTTCTTGAAGCCTTTAATATGATTCGCCTTGAATTCTGCAGGCGTCCGGACATCAATATACTGCTTATCTTTCTTGCCGAGTGCAGGTTTCAGTTCGTCAGTGGACATCGTCTTGATTCCTTTAGTTGGTGCAGTAAAGCGGGAGATCGCGAAATAGGCAATAACCCCGACTGCAATCCAGAGCAACCATTCCATCTATACTTCATCCTTTCCACTTTTGGGAGTTAGATAAACAAGTTGACGTTGCCGTCTTCTGCGTCGCCAAGATAAGCAGCAACTCCTGCATAGACGATATCATCAAGCAACTCTTCCTTCTGTAAACCTAAAAGATCCATTGTCATCGTGCAGGCAACCAATTTAATGTCCTGCTCCTGAGCCATCTCGATCAGATCCGGCAAAGGCATTGCATTGTGTTTTTTCATCACTTGCTTAATAAGTTTCGGGCCCATGCCGCCGAATTGCATATTAGAAAGACCGAGTTTATCAGCCCCGCGTGGCATCATTTTCGAGAACATTGTTTCGAGGCGGCCTTTTTTGATGGCTGGCGGATTTTCTTTGCGTAATGCGTTCAATCCCCAGAATGTATGGAAAATGGTAACTTCGTGATCGTAAGCTGCTGCCCCGTTTGCGATAATGTAAGCGGCCATTGCTTTGTCATAGTCCCCGCTGAAAAGTACGATTGTTGTCTTCTTCTGTTCTGCCATTCTGTAAATCCCTCCAATAATTACCCCTATGGGTATAATTTATTCCAAAAAAAAGAACGTTTTATAGTGGCGTCGCACTTCTTTTTAATACCCTATAGGGTATATTAAAGCATCTATTCTGCTATGTCAACAGGAAACTTCTTTTTTTATTTTATCCCGTTTTAACGGCTTTTTACGAGAAGCTCGACCGCTTCTTTTACGACATCTTCGGTACTTTCGCCTTTTTCTAAGCTATCGCGTACACAAGACTGTAGGTTTTCACTGACAATAACTCCGATCGTCCGGTCCACTGCGCTTCTTACTGCCGACAGCTGGGTCACTACATCACGGCATTCACCGTCCGCTTCGACCATTTTGATGACTCCGCGCAATTGGCCTTCAATCCGCTTGAGGCGGTTTTCAATCTTTTTATCGTATTCCATCAGACAAGCCTCCTGTTCAAAATATAAAGTGAAGTTGTTATGCCTATAATATACCCCTAAGGGTATAAAGTCAAACGAAAAACTCATAAGTTTTTTTCACTTTGCCTGATGCTATTTTAACACGTAAAGTCCCCGCCAATACAGCGGGGACCCTTGTATAGCCGGCACTGCTTAGACCGCGCAGTTGTTCGGGCCGGTTTCCATTTCTTTTTGTTCGTCTTCGGATGGGGTGATTTTCCCCATATTCGTTTTGCGGATATCTTCATAAGCGTTCGGCTGTTCTTTCAAGTTTTCCGTTACACGCTTAATAAAACGTTCTTCACCATCAATATTCAAGCCATCGTTCTGGTCATACAAGTCACTGAGTTTTTTATGGACGCTGCCGTCTTCGTTCATTTCTTTGATGTCGGCATAATGGGCAGGCAAAACGATCAGTTCTTTCGACAAATTATCGTAGCGTCCATAAAGCGTTTCATGCAGGTCTTCTGCCCAATCCGTCGCTTTCCCTGCAAGGTCCGGACGGCCGATTGATTCGATGAATAAAATATCGCCTGTCAGCAAATATTCATCGTCGACGATAAATGAGGTGCTGCCGATCGTGTGGCCAGGCGAATAGAATGCCTTGATCTTGGCTTTCCCTACTTCCACGGTTGTGCCGTCTTCAACTGGTTCATAGCCGAATACCACTTCATCCGCATCTTCCGGAGGCAAATGGTACTGTGCGCCGAATTGTTCGGCCAGTTTTCTGCCTCCCGAAATGTGGTCGGCATGGAGATGGGTATCCAACACATGAGTGATTTTCGCTGAATGCTCTTTTGCGAAGTTTTCATACGGTTTGGTCATTCGTGCCGCATCGACTACCGCCGCTTCGCCATTCGATTCGATCAAATAAGACAGGCAACCCTTGCCGATCCGGACAAATTGATAGATCGTACCGCCAGTCTTCAAGTCGCCGATTTTCACCGGCTCCAATTGTTCACTCCAGGAAGCCATCCCGCCTTCAATGGAAATGATGTTTTCAAATCCTTGATCCTGCAGGTACTCCGCCGCTTTTTTCGATGTATTGCCTTTCGCACACATCGTATAGAGCGGTTTTTCCTTCGGCAGCTTGTTTATTTCTTCACTGCTTTCTTCTATTTTATTGAATGGAATATTATGCAATTCAACTTGGCTGCCTTCTACATGCCAATTTTCCACATCTTCTTTGCTGCGGACATCGAGAATGGCAACAGGTTCATTGTTCATTACTTTTTCTGCAATTTCTTCAGCGGATGTAAATTTGACTGTCATAAAAAAATTCCTCCATTCGTAAATTCCCGAAACTTAGGCGGTCCGGTCGATGCAGCTGATCAGGCGATTTTCGATATCTGCAGCCACTTCAGTCAATTTGCCGCCATCTTCAGCCATGCCAATCAGCGATGTCGGCTTCGGCATGCCAATCTTCGTTTCTTCACCATCTTTATAAACAACGATTTTGCATGGCAGGAAATAGCCGACCATCAAGTTTTCAGAGAGTACCGTATTCGCTTCTTTCGGGTTGCACACTTCCAAGATCTTGTATGGTGTATCGAAGTCCTGTCCCTTTTCCTGAAGTTTTGACGTCAAATCGAAGTTCCATAAGACGCCGAACTGCTCTTCTTTCAAGTTTTCCTCAAGTGATGCCACTGCTTCATCTACGGATTTGCTAGTCGTAACGGTATAATCAAACATTTTTTCTGCCTCCTCTTAGTTAAATCGCTTCTAAAATTAC includes these proteins:
- a CDS encoding sulfurtransferase TusA family protein; its protein translation is MNADKVLDAKGLACPMPIVKTRKEMKDMDSGQVLEIQATDKGASADLTAWAKSGGHELLEQQVDGDVLKFWIKKG
- a CDS encoding ATP-binding protein, with the translated sequence MYEKAVFIMTSSKGPSKWAEFSGDSTLATDISDRLLHKSEILTFDETQDSIWERYRKTLFTNQGVES
- a CDS encoding LacI family DNA-binding transcriptional regulator, which encodes MKNTNGNVNQKVKLDDVANEAGVSKTTVSRVLNNRGYISEKTRKKVYEAVELLNYHPNEIARSLFINKTFIIGLIFPTTNNPFYGQLIFHLENICESLGYKVLLCNSEGREDKEKSYLEMLQRHQVDGIIAGSHNRGILEYNNRHLPLVGIDRYLSENTPVVSSDNYDGGKKATQLLIDKGCKKIIHINGSPSLETPANFRRDAYEDVMRENQYDPLNYIMGENIIETIFDENPNMDGIFASDDLIAASVIREAKRRNIKIPGELKVIGYDGSETTRMLLPELSTIQQPVKEIAELAVQLLLKQINGEPESEIEWKLPIKLIESETT
- a CDS encoding helix-turn-helix domain-containing protein — its product is MHRNSLQYRLDRFHENTGIDVRKFEHAMAVYLAILIKSKCAQKRFHFRQF
- a CDS encoding ABC transporter ATP-binding protein; the encoded protein is MTGLSLVNIKKKYEKDVVSVKDFNLEIRDKEFLVLVGPSGCGKSTTLRMIAGLEDITEGDLYIGDRRVNDVSPKDRDIAMVFQNYALYPHMTVYENMAFSLKLRKMKKDEIKTRVENASKILGLDDYLNRKPKALSGGQRQRVALGRAIVRDAKVFLMDEPLSNLDAKLRVQMRAEIQKLHRRLQTTTVYVTHDQTEAMTMATRLVVMKDGFIQQVGTPKEVYDLPENMFVGGFIGSPSMNFLIGKLVGEHFVIGDSNIRIPEGKLKMLKEQGYETRDLVLGIRPEDIHDEPLFLEHSPHTKIKAYIDVAELMGAEIILYSQVDNQDFVARVDSRFNVKADTTIEIAFDMNKAHFFDSESELRIR
- a CDS encoding MBL fold metallo-hydrolase, translating into MSVKAMTAAQVARKVIDNEPLFILDVRNGDAFADWKIEGGNIQYLNIPYFDLLDGVEEVIDQLPKDRDILVVCAKEGSSIMVADMLADEGVETAYLSGGMKAWSEHLEPVKVGDLNDGGELYQFVRIGKGCLSYMAISGVEAAVIDATRMTDVFLNFAQEKGAQIKHVFDSHLHADHISGGRQIAQATGATYYLPPADAEEVVFEYTPLEGGFEAVVGSSKVEALYSPGHTIGSTSFIVDNQYLMTGDILFIDSIGRPDLAGLAEDWVGDLRESLYSRYQALANELSVLPAHFMIMDELNEDGSVAKKLGDLFNENHGLNIEDEQEFRDMVTKNLPPQPNAYEDIRKTNMGKITPENEMQREMEIGPNRCAVR
- a CDS encoding sulfurtransferase TusA family protein encodes the protein MVQTDKVLDAKGLACPMPIVKTKKAMKDLASGDVLEIQATDKGSTADLQAWAKSSGHEYIGTETEGDVLIHYLRKDGVSEVEETIEIPEVSLADFHTRVENGDSLNILDVREQEEYDEAHIPGVKHIPLGEVENRMNELDQNEEIYIICHSGRRSGIAGDMMAKKGFKTLYNVVPGMRDWTGKTE
- a CDS encoding ABC transporter permease is translated as MAKVVAEKTSQATKSKESRKNYIKNNFILYLFLVPAVVLVFIFNYIPMYGVTIAFKDFSPIEGIMGSEWIGFDHFINFLQSPNFQQIFMNTIKLSAFELLIGFPIPVILALMLNQLRRAKVKKNIQLIIYAPYFLSTVVISGMLFIFLSPAGPINEFLTLFMDEPVAFMTDPSYFRSVFIASSVWQVAGFSSIIYVAALSNVDPQLHDAATIDGASLLQRIIHIDLQVLKPTMAVLFILAIGGIMGVGFEKAYLLQTDMNLPASEIIDTYVYKRGLQAGDWSFGAAVGLFNSVISLLLLVVANTVIKKINGETLY
- a CDS encoding sulfite exporter TauE/SafE family protein, which encodes MSIDFMIVIFLIGFVGSFISGMVGIGGSIIKYPMLLYIPVMLGYTAFSAHEVSGISAIQVFFATIAGVWAYRGSGYLNKSLIAYMGGAILVGSFIGGYGSTLLSESAINIVYAILATIAVVMMFIPKKGLDDIPADQVTFNKWIAASLAFIVGIAAGIVGAAGAFILVPIMLVVLRIPTRMTIATSLAITFISSIGSTFGKIVTDQILYGPAAVMIVASIIAAPIGAKIGQKANTKVLQWILSLLILGTAIKIWLDIL